In Streptomyces sp. P3, one DNA window encodes the following:
- a CDS encoding RNA degradosome polyphosphate kinase, with translation MSQSDTQAEVQHAQPSVGSIAAHRPHTVAAVVSDLEPDIDADLDTYEEAPYDGPELPQGRFLDRERSWLAFNERVLELAEDPDTPLLERANFLAIFASNLDEFFMVRVAGLKRRIATGVATRSASGLQPREVLEMIWARSRELMARHAATYHEDIAPALAEEGIHLVRWNELTEKEQARLFTLFRHQIFPVLTPLAVDPAHPFPYISGLSLNLAVVVRNPVSGHKHFARVKVPPLLSRFLESSPGRYVPIEDVIGAHLEELFPGMEVLEHHAFRLTRNEDLEVEEDDAENLLQALEKELMRRRFGPPVRLEVEESIDREVLDLLVRELKISEAEVYPLPGPLDLTGLFRISGLDRSELKYKKFIAGTHRDLAEVESASPPDIFAALRSRDVLLHHPYDSFSTSVQAFLEQAATDPDVLAIKQTLYRTSGDSPIVDALIEAAESGKQVLVLVEIKARFDEHANIKWARKLEEAGCHVVYGLVGLKTHCKLSLVVRQEGDTLRRYCHVGTGNYHPKTARLYEDLGLLTADPQVGADLSDLFNRLSGYSRRETYRRLLVAPKSLRDGLISRVDKEIQHHRAGRPAHVRIKVNSIVDEALIDSLYRASQAGVPVDVWVRGICAVRPGVPGLSENIRVRSILGRFLEHSRVFGFGNGGESEVWIGSADMMHRNLDRRIEALVRVTDPAHRATLNRFLETGMSDATASWHLGPDGEWTRHATDAEGGPLRNVQEMLIDARRRRRGTATP, from the coding sequence ATGAGCCAGTCAGACACCCAGGCCGAGGTCCAGCACGCGCAGCCCTCCGTGGGCTCCATAGCCGCGCACCGCCCGCACACCGTGGCTGCCGTCGTCTCCGATCTGGAGCCCGACATCGACGCCGACCTCGACACCTACGAGGAGGCCCCGTACGACGGCCCGGAACTGCCGCAGGGTCGTTTCCTCGACCGGGAGCGCAGCTGGCTCGCGTTCAACGAGCGGGTCCTGGAACTCGCCGAGGACCCCGACACGCCCCTGCTCGAACGGGCGAACTTCCTGGCCATCTTCGCCAGCAACCTGGACGAGTTCTTCATGGTCCGGGTGGCCGGGCTCAAGCGCCGCATCGCCACCGGCGTCGCCACCCGCTCCGCCTCCGGTCTCCAGCCCCGCGAGGTGCTGGAGATGATCTGGGCCCGCTCGCGCGAGCTCATGGCCCGGCACGCCGCGACCTACCACGAGGACATCGCCCCCGCCCTCGCGGAGGAGGGCATCCACCTGGTCCGCTGGAACGAACTGACGGAGAAGGAGCAGGCCCGCCTCTTCACCCTGTTCCGGCACCAGATCTTCCCGGTCCTCACACCCCTCGCCGTCGACCCCGCGCACCCCTTCCCGTACATCTCGGGTCTCTCGCTCAACCTCGCGGTCGTCGTGCGCAACCCGGTCAGCGGCCACAAGCACTTCGCGCGCGTCAAGGTGCCGCCGCTGCTGTCCCGCTTCCTGGAGAGCTCCCCCGGCCGGTACGTCCCCATCGAGGACGTCATCGGCGCCCACCTGGAGGAGCTGTTCCCCGGCATGGAGGTGCTGGAGCACCACGCCTTCCGGCTCACCCGCAACGAGGACCTCGAGGTCGAGGAGGACGACGCCGAGAACCTGCTCCAGGCACTGGAGAAGGAGCTCATGCGACGCCGCTTCGGGCCGCCGGTGCGCCTGGAGGTCGAGGAGTCCATCGACCGCGAGGTCCTCGACCTGCTGGTGCGCGAGCTGAAGATCAGCGAGGCCGAGGTCTACCCGCTGCCGGGCCCGCTCGACCTCACCGGTCTCTTCCGCATCAGCGGCCTCGACCGGTCCGAGCTGAAGTACAAGAAGTTCATCGCCGGCACCCACCGCGACCTCGCCGAGGTCGAGTCGGCGTCCCCGCCGGACATCTTCGCCGCCCTGCGCAGCCGGGACGTCCTGCTGCACCACCCGTACGACTCCTTCTCGACGTCCGTGCAGGCCTTCCTGGAGCAGGCGGCGACGGACCCGGACGTCCTCGCCATCAAGCAGACCCTGTACCGCACCTCGGGCGACTCCCCGATAGTGGACGCCCTCATCGAGGCCGCCGAGTCGGGCAAGCAGGTCCTCGTCCTGGTCGAGATCAAGGCCCGCTTCGACGAGCACGCCAACATCAAGTGGGCACGCAAGCTGGAGGAGGCCGGCTGCCACGTCGTGTACGGCCTCGTCGGCCTGAAGACGCACTGCAAGCTGTCGCTGGTGGTCCGTCAGGAAGGCGACACGCTGCGGCGCTACTGCCACGTCGGCACGGGCAACTACCACCCGAAGACGGCCCGCCTCTACGAGGACCTCGGCCTGCTCACCGCCGACCCGCAGGTCGGCGCGGACCTCTCCGACCTCTTCAACCGGCTCTCCGGCTACTCCCGCCGCGAGACCTACCGACGCCTGCTCGTCGCCCCCAAGTCGCTGCGCGACGGACTGATCTCCCGCGTCGACAAGGAGATCCAGCACCACCGCGCCGGACGGCCCGCGCACGTGCGCATCAAGGTCAACTCCATCGTGGACGAAGCGCTCATCGACTCCCTCTACCGGGCGTCGCAGGCGGGCGTGCCCGTCGACGTCTGGGTGCGCGGCATCTGCGCGGTGCGCCCGGGCGTGCCCGGCCTGTCGGAGAACATCCGGGTCCGGTCCATCCTCGGCCGCTTCCTCGAGCACTCCCGCGTCTTCGGCTTCGGCAACGGCGGGGAGTCCGAGGTGTGGATCGGCAGCGCCGACATGATGCACCGCAACCTCGACCGCCGTATCGAGGCCCTGGTCAGGGTCACCGACCCGGCGCACCGGGCCACGCTGAACCGGTTCCTGGAGACGGGCATGTCCGACGCCACCGCCTCCTGGCACCTCGGCCCCGACGGCGAGTGGACCCGGCACGCGACCGACGCGGAAGGCGGCCCCCTGCGCAACGTCCAGGAGATGCTCATAGACGCCCGGAGGCGCCGGCGTGGCACAGCGACACCATGA
- a CDS encoding RNA polymerase sigma factor → MSESETRSDGELLRAIAADRDRPAFEELYRRYAPWLTARMRGRCADAGIVDDVVQETFLAVWRGTARHREEGFSGDAAGWLWRIAARRLVDAVRGDGARGRLRQALSRLRHRDEASAEERVLAGVEHGDLAGALTRLSPELRAVLQATVIDGLTTREAAVLLGIPPGTVKTRALRARKHLREALA, encoded by the coding sequence GTGAGCGAGAGCGAGACGAGAAGCGACGGGGAACTGCTGCGGGCCATCGCGGCGGACCGGGACCGTCCTGCCTTCGAGGAGCTGTACCGGCGGTACGCGCCCTGGCTGACCGCGCGCATGCGCGGCCGCTGCGCCGACGCGGGGATAGTCGACGACGTCGTCCAGGAGACGTTCCTCGCCGTGTGGCGCGGCACCGCCCGCCATCGCGAGGAGGGCTTCTCCGGCGACGCCGCCGGCTGGCTGTGGCGCATCGCCGCACGCCGGCTGGTCGACGCGGTGCGCGGCGACGGGGCGCGCGGCAGGCTGCGCCAGGCCCTGTCCCGGCTGCGCCACCGCGACGAGGCCTCGGCGGAGGAACGCGTGCTCGCGGGGGTGGAGCACGGGGACCTCGCCGGGGCCCTCACCCGCCTCTCGCCGGAGCTGAGGGCCGTCCTGCAGGCGACCGTCATCGACGGGCTCACCACCCGGGAGGCGGCCGTTCTGCTCGGCATCCCGCCCGGCACCGTCAAGACGCGGGCCCTGCGCGCCCGCAAGCACCTGCGGGAGGCGCTGGCATGA
- a CDS encoding ABC transporter ATP-binding protein, whose protein sequence is MTTTPTPGPASGPAQGSAAGSVPGRVPGPATVTAVDLSLRFGGTRALDGVSLRLERGVTGLLGPNGAGKTTLLRVLATAVPPDGGRFTALGHDPGTAPGRLALRRTLGYLPQTPGFHPDFTAFDFVDYVAILKELTDRGARLREVRRVLDAVDLSDVRGKRLKRLSGGMRQRVALAAALVGEPGFLVLDEPTVGLDPEQRMRFRELIAEAGEGRTVLLSTHQTEDVAMLCHRVIVLAGGRVRFEGTPAELTARAAGRVWSGTRRDPAALAGWRTGAGTFRNVGEPPEGADLVEPTLEDGYLLVLDGESAEATA, encoded by the coding sequence ATGACCACCACGCCCACCCCGGGCCCCGCCTCCGGTCCCGCCCAGGGGTCCGCCGCCGGTTCCGTGCCGGGCCGCGTCCCTGGACCCGCCACCGTGACGGCCGTCGACCTGTCCCTGCGCTTCGGGGGGACCCGCGCCCTGGACGGCGTCTCGCTGCGGCTGGAGCGCGGCGTCACCGGGCTGCTCGGGCCCAACGGGGCCGGGAAGACGACGCTGCTGCGGGTGCTGGCCACGGCCGTACCGCCGGACGGCGGTCGGTTCACCGCCCTGGGCCACGATCCCGGCACCGCGCCCGGCCGCCTCGCCCTGCGCCGCACGCTCGGCTATCTGCCCCAGACCCCCGGCTTCCACCCGGACTTCACGGCCTTCGACTTCGTCGACTACGTGGCGATCCTGAAGGAGCTGACCGACCGGGGCGCCCGGCTCCGCGAGGTGCGGCGCGTGCTGGACGCCGTCGATCTCTCCGATGTGCGCGGCAAGCGCCTCAAGCGGCTCTCCGGAGGCATGCGGCAGCGCGTCGCCCTGGCCGCCGCGCTCGTCGGCGAGCCCGGCTTCCTCGTGCTGGACGAACCGACCGTCGGGCTCGACCCCGAGCAGCGCATGCGCTTTCGCGAGCTGATCGCCGAGGCCGGCGAGGGCCGCACCGTCCTGCTGTCCACCCACCAGACCGAGGACGTGGCGATGCTCTGCCACCGGGTGATCGTCCTGGCCGGCGGGCGCGTCCGTTTCGAGGGCACCCCGGCCGAGCTGACCGCCCGTGCCGCCGGCCGGGTCTGGAGCGGCACCCGCCGCGACCCGGCCGCCCTGGCCGGCTGGCGTACCGGCGCCGGCACGTTCCGCAACGTCGGCGAACCGCCCGAGGGCGCCGACCTCGTCGAACCCACCCTGGAGGACGGCTACCTGCTCGTCCTCGACGGCGAGAGCGCGGAGGCGACGGCATGA
- a CDS encoding ABC transporter permease, translating to MSATTATLADPARTLGEPPREARRARAVLDLARFEARELLYQAPMLVFFVLYAGFIVLRLMSRDGMDAYPVLNTVDRRTQMTPLLFAVALLVCANAAVLRSRKHGTVQQFGVLAMEPWRRTLAHLLSVVPYAALTAVAVAVEFGWEALKPGAVGHGSFGELAIGPLTVLFAGVVGVLLACLLPAPFVPLLFVIAFYVVAVLASAVGDAGRWEGWLSPVVFGADTGGDPVPSDLLGRPAGWHALYVTALCVLLACAALLVAGGRTRVVKAATALALAAVTAGAIGQSAQDTAGLAAARTTASDSPQKVQSCATHDGSRYCAFPEWSGVRSEWAEVVGRVRSLAGGDAANASLTVRQRIDARDGVEVDASLTPSTVPGRVTVGTRWGGNRVPEFAVGVATVLVAGTEAATEEEMCRDARPVTIMWLVLGADPTPSDTFRHVRLDDSTEGSASVLAPTNGLSMTAAQTTVVRELLERPRAEVTARVKAHWAELTSTATSPAEAAKLLGVAAPQETEGQSCEE from the coding sequence ATGAGCGCCACGACCGCGACGCTCGCGGACCCCGCCCGCACGCTCGGCGAGCCGCCGCGCGAGGCCCGCCGCGCCCGAGCCGTCCTCGACCTCGCCCGCTTCGAGGCCCGTGAGCTGCTGTACCAGGCCCCGATGCTGGTCTTCTTCGTCCTCTACGCCGGCTTCATCGTCCTGCGGCTGATGAGCAGGGACGGCATGGACGCATACCCCGTCCTCAACACGGTCGACCGGCGCACCCAGATGACACCGCTGCTGTTCGCCGTCGCCCTGCTCGTCTGCGCCAACGCGGCCGTGCTGCGCTCGCGCAAGCACGGCACCGTGCAGCAGTTCGGCGTCCTGGCCATGGAGCCGTGGCGGCGCACCCTCGCGCATCTGCTGTCCGTGGTGCCGTACGCGGCGCTCACCGCGGTCGCCGTCGCGGTCGAGTTCGGCTGGGAGGCGCTGAAGCCCGGCGCCGTCGGGCACGGTTCGTTCGGCGAGCTGGCCATCGGCCCTCTGACCGTGCTGTTCGCCGGCGTCGTCGGAGTACTGCTGGCCTGTCTGCTGCCCGCGCCGTTCGTCCCGCTGCTCTTCGTCATCGCCTTCTACGTCGTCGCGGTCCTCGCCTCGGCGGTCGGCGACGCGGGCAGGTGGGAGGGCTGGCTCTCGCCGGTCGTCTTCGGGGCCGACACGGGCGGCGACCCGGTGCCGTCCGATCTGCTCGGCCGCCCCGCCGGCTGGCACGCGCTGTACGTGACGGCGCTGTGCGTTCTGCTGGCCTGCGCGGCGCTGCTCGTGGCCGGCGGCCGCACCCGGGTCGTCAAGGCGGCGACTGCCCTCGCGCTGGCGGCTGTCACGGCCGGCGCGATCGGTCAGTCCGCCCAGGACACGGCGGGCCTGGCGGCTGCGCGCACGACGGCGTCCGACTCCCCGCAGAAGGTCCAGTCGTGCGCGACCCACGACGGCTCGCGGTACTGCGCCTTCCCCGAGTGGAGCGGGGTGCGGTCCGAGTGGGCCGAGGTCGTCGGGCGGGTCCGCTCGCTGGCCGGAGGCGACGCGGCGAACGCCTCTCTGACGGTCCGCCAGCGCATCGACGCCCGGGACGGAGTGGAGGTCGACGCCAGCCTCACGCCCTCCACCGTGCCGGGCCGGGTGACGGTCGGCACCCGCTGGGGCGGCAACCGCGTCCCGGAGTTCGCCGTCGGCGTCGCCACCGTCCTGGTCGCCGGCACCGAGGCGGCGACGGAGGAGGAGATGTGCCGCGACGCCCGCCCGGTCACGATCATGTGGCTGGTTCTGGGCGCGGACCCGACGCCGTCGGACACCTTCCGGCACGTGCGTCTGGACGACAGCACGGAGGGCTCGGCCTCGGTCCTGGCGCCGACCAACGGACTGAGCATGACGGCGGCGCAGACGACGGTGGTCCGCGAACTCCTGGAGCGTCCGCGCGCCGAGGTGACCGCCCGGGTCAAGGCCCACTGGGCGGAACTGACCTCCACGGCGACATCCCCGGCCGAGGCGGCGAAGCTGCTGGGCGTCGCGGCGCCGCAGGAGACGGAGGGACAGTCGTGCGAGGAATGA
- a CDS encoding ABC transporter — translation MTVRALAAPVWRSLPWRALAAAGGPGLLLAGAARLPDRAPDPELGRLLLRLTALAGALGLAFLLDDPARRTTAATPVGRASRAAVRLALAAPVAALWWTAALLLVPAQSRPALTPATVEAAATACTALALATLAVRFTDTAEVGKGAAVWLGAAAGVTLLVPDRWGLLGTPADPWWQATQLRWAAVLALTLTLCATGTREPVRRRSRRPVRGPAPSGY, via the coding sequence ATGACCGTCCGCGCCCTGGCCGCGCCGGTGTGGCGCAGCCTCCCCTGGCGGGCGCTGGCCGCGGCAGGCGGGCCGGGCCTGCTGCTGGCGGGCGCCGCACGGCTGCCGGACCGGGCGCCGGATCCCGAACTGGGCCGGCTGTTGCTGCGCCTCACGGCGCTCGCCGGCGCCCTCGGCCTGGCCTTCCTGCTGGACGACCCGGCCCGCCGCACGACCGCGGCGACCCCGGTGGGCCGGGCCTCCCGGGCCGCCGTGCGCCTGGCTCTCGCCGCCCCCGTCGCAGCCCTCTGGTGGACGGCGGCCCTGCTCCTCGTGCCGGCCCAGAGCCGCCCGGCGCTGACCCCGGCCACCGTCGAGGCCGCGGCGACGGCCTGCACGGCGCTCGCCCTGGCCACCCTCGCCGTCCGCTTCACGGACACGGCGGAGGTGGGCAAAGGGGCGGCCGTCTGGCTGGGAGCGGCGGCGGGGGTGACGCTCCTGGTCCCCGACCGCTGGGGTCTGCTGGGCACACCGGCCGACCCCTGGTGGCAGGCGACGCAGCTCCGATGGGCGGCCGTGCTGGCACTGACGCTGACGCTGTGCGCGACGGGGACCCGGGAGCCCGTCCGGCGACGGTCCCGAAGACCCGTCCGGGGGCCCGCGCCGTCCGGCTACTGA
- the mshD gene encoding mycothiol synthase: MTSDDTARLPGSRSIETHSALSPGQTEAVLALLAEAARADGQQAVSEQGRLQLRGGSREGVSHLVLTVGDELVGYAQLEDTDPVEAPAAELVVHPSHRGHGHGRALGSALLAASGKRLRVWAHGGHSAARHLAQVLGLTLFRELRQMRRPLTDLELPDPVLPSGVTVRTFVPGQDDAAWLAVNAASFAHHPEQGSLTQRDLDDRRSEPWFDPAGFFLAFRGDTLVGFHWTKVHAQEQLGEVYVLGVAPGAQGGGLGKALTTIGLRHLAAQGLPTAMLYVDVDNKAAVSVYERLGFLTHETDLMYRSET, encoded by the coding sequence ATGACCAGCGACGACACCGCACGGCTCCCCGGCTCCCGATCCATCGAGACCCACTCCGCGCTCTCCCCCGGACAGACCGAGGCCGTCCTCGCCCTGCTCGCCGAGGCCGCCCGGGCGGACGGCCAGCAGGCGGTGTCCGAACAGGGACGGCTGCAGCTGCGCGGAGGATCCCGCGAGGGCGTCTCCCACCTCGTCCTCACCGTGGGGGACGAACTCGTCGGCTACGCCCAGCTCGAGGACACCGACCCCGTCGAGGCGCCCGCCGCCGAACTGGTCGTGCACCCCTCGCACCGCGGCCACGGCCACGGGCGCGCGCTCGGCTCCGCGCTGCTCGCCGCCTCCGGCAAGCGGCTCCGGGTGTGGGCCCACGGCGGCCACTCCGCGGCCCGCCACCTCGCCCAGGTGCTCGGCCTCACGCTGTTCCGCGAACTGCGCCAGATGCGGCGCCCGTTGACCGACCTGGAGCTGCCCGACCCGGTGCTGCCCTCGGGCGTGACGGTCCGTACGTTCGTGCCCGGACAGGACGACGCCGCCTGGCTCGCCGTCAACGCCGCCTCCTTCGCCCACCATCCCGAACAGGGCTCCCTCACCCAGCGCGACCTCGACGACCGCCGGTCCGAGCCCTGGTTCGACCCGGCCGGCTTCTTCCTCGCCTTCCGCGGCGACACGCTCGTCGGGTTCCACTGGACGAAGGTCCACGCCCAGGAGCAGCTGGGCGAGGTGTACGTCCTCGGCGTCGCCCCCGGCGCCCAGGGCGGCGGCCTCGGCAAGGCCCTCACCACGATCGGCCTGCGGCATCTCGCGGCCCAGGGTCTGCCCACCGCGATGCTGTACGTCGACGTTGACAACAAGGCGGCGGTGTCGGTCTACGAGCGGCTGGGCTTCCTCACCCATGAGACGGACCTGATGTACCGCTCCGAGACGTGA
- a CDS encoding bifunctional UDP-sugar hydrolase/5'-nucleotidase — translation MPATSQPQPSDRRGRRRTYRLVAASAVLATAGALAAALPADAHEGKHSKPRPSRYQDVQLLSFNDLHGNLEPPSGSSGRVTELQADGTTKTIDAGGVEYLATHLREARKGNAYSVTAAGGDMVGASPLISGLFHDEPTIEALNKLDLDVTSVGNHEFDEGAKELGRLQNGGCHPTDGCYNGKKFRGADFPYLAANVLNEKSGKPILKPYWVWKKKDVKIGFIGVTLEDTPGVVSAEGVKGLRFKDEVETINKYAKVLQKQGVKSIVALIHEGGLPASGSYNYNCDSPGAGAGISGPIVDIAKNVTPAVDALVTGHTHAAYACTIPDPSGKPRTVTSAASFGRLYTDTTLTYDRYTGDIARTAVKSANHVVTRTVAKAPDMTELISRWNTLAAPIGNRAIGYISADVPSTGTESPMGDLIADAQLWYGKKLDADTDLALMNPGGVRAGLTYAAKGAEGDGVVTYAEGFTVQPFSNTVNLQSFTGAQLIQVLKEQVSGTNTSAPKILQPSANLTYTLDLTKAGADRVVTDSVKLNGAAIDPAATYRVSTNSFLAGGGDGFPTLGQGTNDLVGADDLSALEQYLLANSSAAGPLAPPATNRITIVK, via the coding sequence ATGCCAGCCACTTCCCAGCCGCAGCCGAGCGACAGACGCGGCCGCCGCCGTACGTACCGTCTTGTCGCGGCCTCCGCCGTTCTCGCCACCGCGGGCGCCCTCGCCGCCGCGCTTCCGGCGGACGCTCACGAGGGCAAGCACTCCAAGCCGCGGCCCAGCCGCTACCAGGACGTGCAACTGCTGTCCTTCAACGACCTGCACGGCAACCTCGAGCCCCCGTCCGGTTCGTCCGGCCGTGTCACCGAGCTGCAGGCGGACGGCACGACGAAGACGATCGACGCGGGTGGTGTGGAGTACCTGGCCACGCATCTGCGCGAGGCCCGCAAGGGCAACGCCTACTCGGTCACCGCGGCCGGCGGCGACATGGTCGGCGCCTCCCCGCTGATCTCGGGCCTCTTCCACGACGAGCCCACCATCGAGGCGCTGAACAAGCTCGACCTGGACGTCACGTCCGTCGGCAACCACGAGTTCGACGAGGGCGCCAAGGAGCTGGGCCGGCTGCAGAACGGCGGCTGTCACCCGACGGACGGCTGCTACAACGGCAAGAAGTTCCGGGGCGCCGACTTCCCGTATCTCGCGGCGAACGTCCTGAACGAGAAGTCCGGCAAGCCGATCCTGAAGCCGTACTGGGTGTGGAAGAAGAAGGACGTCAAGATCGGCTTCATCGGCGTGACGCTGGAGGACACGCCGGGCGTGGTGTCCGCCGAGGGCGTCAAGGGCCTCAGGTTCAAGGACGAGGTCGAGACGATCAACAAGTACGCCAAGGTGCTGCAGAAGCAGGGCGTGAAGTCGATCGTGGCGCTGATCCACGAGGGCGGTCTGCCGGCCTCGGGTTCCTACAACTACAACTGTGACTCGCCGGGCGCGGGGGCGGGCATCTCCGGCCCGATCGTCGACATCGCGAAGAACGTCACGCCGGCGGTGGACGCGCTGGTGACGGGCCACACGCACGCGGCCTACGCCTGTACGATCCCGGACCCGTCGGGCAAGCCGCGCACGGTCACCTCGGCCGCTTCCTTCGGACGTCTGTACACGGACACCACGCTGACGTACGACCGCTACACGGGTGACATCGCGCGCACGGCCGTCAAGTCGGCGAACCACGTGGTCACCCGGACCGTCGCCAAGGCGCCCGACATGACCGAGCTGATCAGCCGGTGGAACACCCTGGCGGCGCCGATCGGCAACCGCGCGATCGGTTACATCTCCGCGGACGTCCCGAGCACGGGCACCGAGTCCCCGATGGGCGACCTGATCGCGGACGCCCAGCTCTGGTACGGCAAGAAGCTCGACGCGGACACGGACCTCGCGCTGATGAACCCGGGCGGCGTGCGGGCCGGCCTCACCTACGCGGCCAAGGGCGCGGAGGGCGACGGCGTGGTCACCTACGCCGAGGGCTTCACCGTGCAGCCGTTCTCCAACACCGTGAACCTGCAGAGTTTCACCGGCGCCCAGCTGATCCAGGTGCTCAAGGAGCAGGTGAGCGGCACGAACACGAGCGCGCCGAAGATCCTTCAGCCGTCCGCCAACCTGACGTACACGCTGGACCTGACGAAGGCGGGCGCGGACCGTGTCGTCACGGACTCCGTCAAGCTGAACGGCGCGGCGATCGACCCGGCCGCCACCTACCGCGTGTCGACGAACAGCTTCCTCGCGGGCGGCGGCGACGGCTTCCCGACGCTGGGTCAGGGCACGAACGACCTGGTCGGCGCCGACGACCTGTCGGCCCTCGAGCAGTACCTGCTCGCCAACTCCTCGGCGGCGGGCCCGCTCGCGCCGCCGGCGACGAACCGCATCACGATCGTGAAGTAG
- a CDS encoding pectinesterase family protein translates to MSDISGTPRRRHRKRSRALALGVPLTLTAAGALAYGTDLGAFGSGAQHTASAAAAAPAWATASADGFASVNALGQNGTYGGRNGKTVTVKTLADLEKYATASEPYVIVVAATITMNPVGKEIRVQSDKTIVGSGTSGQIVGGGFFLGQGVHNVIIRNLTIRDAYQGVWNDKEHDFDGIQMDGAHHVWIDHNDIRHMADGLIDSRKDTTYLTVSWNRLSQENKAFGIGWTTNVTADITIHHNWVRETEQRNPSTDNVAHAHLYNNFLEDVAGTDIKSSYGNYSRGKTNMVLENSYFQGMTNPVVRDATATLVQRGNMFSGTSGKNESGGSGAAWNPKTYYPYTLDRTADVPALLKSGTGPRGSIGTAAPTASAKNSTGSKGSAGSTGSTTKAAAAATLTVAKDGSGQYTTVQAAVNAVPANNPSRVVIAVKPGTYRELVKVPANKPHVTIRGTGGSRKDTTIVYNNASGTPKPGGGTYGTGGSATVAVEADDFQARNLTISNDFDEGAHQDIAGQAVALRTAADKVFLDGIIVTGDQDTLLVDTASKDKVGRVYMANSYVVGNVDFIFGRATAVIDKSVITLKKRFNGTSAGYVTAPSTVAGRKGILIANTTIGGDVSDRSFYLGRPWHAGGDASLDPQTTVRNSTLSAAIRTAPWTDMSGFSWKDDRFAEYQNKGAGAGAASTDRPHLSDAQAAGQEVVDWLAGWTPTAS, encoded by the coding sequence ATGAGCGATATCAGCGGCACGCCCCGGCGTCGGCACCGCAAGCGCAGCAGGGCTCTCGCACTGGGCGTCCCCCTCACCCTGACCGCGGCCGGCGCCCTGGCCTACGGCACGGATCTGGGCGCCTTCGGCAGCGGCGCGCAGCACACGGCGTCGGCCGCGGCCGCCGCCCCCGCATGGGCGACCGCCTCCGCCGACGGCTTCGCCTCGGTCAACGCCCTGGGGCAGAACGGCACCTACGGCGGCCGGAACGGCAAGACCGTCACCGTGAAGACCCTCGCCGACCTGGAGAAGTACGCGACCGCCAGTGAGCCGTACGTCATCGTCGTGGCGGCCACGATCACCATGAATCCGGTCGGCAAGGAGATCAGGGTCCAGTCGGACAAGACGATCGTCGGGTCCGGGACCTCCGGACAGATCGTCGGCGGCGGCTTCTTCCTCGGCCAGGGCGTCCACAACGTGATCATCCGGAACCTGACGATCCGGGACGCCTACCAGGGCGTCTGGAACGACAAGGAGCACGATTTCGACGGCATCCAGATGGACGGCGCCCACCACGTCTGGATCGATCACAACGACATCCGGCACATGGCCGACGGGCTCATCGACAGCCGCAAGGACACGACCTACCTGACCGTCTCCTGGAACAGGCTGAGCCAGGAGAACAAGGCGTTCGGCATCGGCTGGACCACCAACGTCACCGCCGACATCACGATCCACCACAACTGGGTGCGCGAGACCGAGCAGCGCAACCCGTCCACGGACAACGTCGCCCACGCGCACCTGTACAACAACTTCCTGGAGGACGTGGCGGGGACGGACATCAAGTCGTCGTACGGCAACTACTCCCGCGGCAAGACGAACATGGTGCTGGAGAACTCCTACTTCCAGGGCATGACCAATCCCGTGGTCCGGGACGCGACGGCCACCCTCGTCCAGCGCGGCAACATGTTCTCCGGCACGAGCGGCAAGAACGAGAGCGGCGGGTCGGGCGCGGCCTGGAACCCGAAGACGTACTACCCGTACACGCTGGACAGGACCGCGGACGTCCCGGCGCTCCTCAAGTCGGGTACGGGGCCGCGCGGTTCCATCGGCACGGCCGCCCCGACCGCCTCCGCGAAGAACTCGACGGGCTCGAAGGGCTCGGCCGGATCGACCGGGTCGACGACGAAGGCGGCCGCCGCCGCGACGCTCACCGTCGCCAAGGACGGCAGCGGCCAGTACACGACCGTGCAGGCCGCCGTGAACGCCGTACCGGCGAACAACCCCTCGCGCGTGGTGATCGCCGTCAAGCCGGGCACGTACCGCGAGCTGGTGAAGGTGCCCGCCAACAAGCCGCACGTCACCATCCGGGGCACCGGCGGCAGCCGCAAGGACACCACGATCGTCTACAACAACGCGTCGGGCACCCCCAAGCCCGGCGGGGGCACGTACGGCACCGGCGGCAGCGCGACCGTCGCCGTCGAAGCGGACGACTTCCAGGCCCGCAACCTCACCATCTCCAACGACTTCGACGAGGGCGCCCACCAGGACATCGCCGGCCAGGCGGTCGCCCTGCGCACCGCCGCCGACAAGGTGTTCCTGGACGGCATCATCGTCACCGGCGACCAGGACACCCTGCTGGTGGACACCGCGTCCAAGGACAAGGTCGGCCGCGTCTACATGGCGAACTCCTACGTCGTCGGCAACGTCGACTTCATCTTCGGCCGCGCCACCGCGGTGATCGACAAGTCCGTCATCACACTGAAGAAGCGCTTCAACGGCACCTCCGCCGGCTACGTCACCGCCCCCAGCACCGTCGCCGGGCGCAAGGGCATCCTGATCGCCAACACCACGATCGGCGGGGACGTCTCGGACCGCAGCTTCTACCTCGGCCGCCCCTGGCACGCCGGAGGCGACGCGAGCCTCGACCCGCAGACCACCGTCCGCAACAGCACGCTGAGCGCCGCGATCAGGACCGCTCCCTGGACCGACATGAGCGGCTTCTCCTGGAAGGACGACCGCTTCGCGGAGTACCAGAACAAGGGCGCGGGCGCCGGCGCCGCGAGCACCGACCGCCCGCACCTCTCCGACGCCCAGGCCGCCGGCCAGGAGGTCGTGGACTGGCTCGCCGGCTGGACGCCCACCGCGTCCTGA